The following is a genomic window from Terriglobia bacterium.
CTCTTGGTAGAGAAGCTGTTGCCAGCTTCTCTTCTGCAAACATTTCTTTCTTGCGACGCTGCCGGGCAACGCCGCCTGCTAAACCTATTTCTTGGCGACAGCCTTCTTGCCCGCCGTCTTTTTCTTGGCGACCGTCTTGGCCTTCTTCTTGGCCGGAGCTGCCTTGGGCGCGGCGGCTTCGTCTTCGCCCACTACCGTGGCCATTCCTTCGCGGTCAGTCCCGCCTTTTTCCGCCAGCACCACTTCCATGTGCGACATGCGGCGCTGGTAGCGGTACGCGCGGCCCATCGGCGCCGGACGGATGCGCTTCATGCGCGGCCCGTCATTGGCGATGGCCACTTTCACGTACAGCCGGTCCACGTCCACGTCCAGGCCTTTTTCGCCGCTCAGGTGGTTGGCGTTCTCCACCGCCGAGCGCACCAGCTGGAAAATGGCCGGGGCAATCCGCTTCTTGGTGAACTGCAGCGTGGTTAGCGCGTCTTCCACGCGCTTGCCTTTGATCAGGTCCAGCACCAGCCGCGCCTTCTGCGGAGAAACCCGGGTGAAACTCGCTTTTGCTTTGAATTCCATATGTCGTCCCTATGCCTTTGGCGCCGCTGGAGCTGCTGCCGGAGCCGCCGGAGCGATGGCCCCCGGGCCTCCGGGAATGCCGGCCGGCTTGGCCACAACTTCGGCCGCCTTCATCGAGTGCCCTTTAAACTGCCGCGTCTGCGAGAACTCGCCCAGCTTGTGTCCCACCATGTTTTCCGTCACGTACACGGGAATGAACTTCTTGCCGTTGTGCACGGCCAGGGTGTGTCCCACCATCTCCGGCGAAATCGTGGACCGCCGCGACCATGTGCGAATGACTTTTTTGTCATTCTTGGCGTTCATGTCCTCGATCTTCTTCAGCAGGTGGCCGTCAATAAACGGCCCTTTCTTTAATGAACGTGCCATTATTTGCTTCTCCTGCTCACAATGAACTTGTCAGTGCGCTTGTTGTTGCGCGTCTTGTAGCCGCGCGTCGGCTGGCCCCAGGGGGTCACCGGATGGCGTCCGCCGGAAGTCTTGCCTTCACCGCCGCCGTGCGGATGGTCCACCGGGTTCATGGCCACGCCGCGGTTCACCGGCTTCTTGCCCAGCCATATGTTGCGTCCCGCTTTGCCGATATGCACGTTCTCGTGCTCCACGTTGCCGATCTGTCCCACCGTGGCCATGCAGTCAATCAGCACCTTGCGGGTCTCGCCCGAAGGCAGTTTCACCAGCGCGTACTCGCCTTCTTTGGCGACCAGCTGTGCCGAGCCGCCGGCCGAGCGCACCATCTGCGCGCCCTTGCCCGGCTTCAGCTCAATGTTGTGCACCGTGGTGCCGGCCGGAATGTTTTTCAGCGGCAGCGCGTTGCCCACCAGGATGTCAGCTTCCGGGCCGCTGACAATTTTCTGCCCCACCACCATTCCCACGGGATGCAGGATGTAGCGCTTCTCGCCGTCGGCGTAAGCCACCAGCGCAATGCGCGCGGAACGGTTGGGATCGTATTCGATGGAAACCACCGTGCCGGGGATGCCGGACTTGTCGCGCTTGAAGTCAATGGTGCGCAGCTTGCGCTTGTGTCCGCCGCCGCGATGCCAGATGGTGATGTCGCCCGAGTTGCGCCGCCCGCCGGTGCGCAGCTTGATCTTGGTCAGCGCCTTGTGCGGTTTGTCCGCGGTCAACTCGTCGTTCGTCAGCGTGGTCTTGAACCGCAGTGACGGCGTTGTCGGTCGGTATGTCTTTATCGCCATAAAACTCAGCCTCTAGCGACTAGCTGCTAGCTGGTCGCTTTGATCTTCAGGTTCGCATTTTCTCTCGCGAACCACTGGTCCGTCATCGCCGGGCGAGTGTCTTTTTTGACTTTCTCGCTAGCAGCCAGGAGCTAGCAGCTCGTAGCTCTTTACAAATTCGCCGCGTACTCCGGCATCTTTTCTCCGGACTTCAGTTTCACGTACGCTTTCTTCCAGTCCGGACGATAGCCGGCAAACTTTCCCCGGCGGCGTTCTTTCCCCTGGAAGTTGGCGGTGCGCACCGAGTCCACTTTCACGTTGAAAATCTTCTGCACCGCTTCTTTTACTTCCGTCTTGGTGGCCTTGGCTGCAACTTCAAACACCAGCGTGCCCTGGCTGTCCTTGGCGCCCAGCCCTTTTTCCGTAATCACCGGTTTGCGGATGATCTGATAAGCCGACTTCATTACGCCACCTCCGCTTTCCGCTTGGGAGCCGACGCCTTCAGCGAATCCTGCAGCTTCTCCAGCGCCGCCTGCGAGAAGATGGTCGTCTCGTAGCGCAGCAGGTGATAAGGATGCACCTGGTTCCCGGCGATCAGTTCCACTCCGGCCACGTTGCGCGCGCTCAGTTCCAGGTTGCGGTTGGCCTTGGAGCCGTCCACGATCAGCGTGGTCTTTTCCGCGCCCAGCGTGTCCAAGGTCTTGCGGAACGCCTTGGTCTTGGCTTCGCCCAGTTCAAAGCTGTCCACCACCACCAGCTTACCGTCGGCCAGTTTGGCGGCCAGCGCCGAACGCAGCGCGCCAAAGAGTTTCTTCTTCGGGAACTGGTAGTCATAGGAGTGCGGCTGCGGTCCGTGGACCGTTCCGCCGTGGCGCCACAGAGGCGACCGGATGGAGCCCACGCGGGCCCGGCCCGTGCCTTTTTGCTTCCACAGCTTTTTGCCGGCGCCGGACACCAGTTTCTTGTTCTTGGTGGCATGCGTCCCGGCGCGCCGCGCGTCGCGATAGTGGTTCACCGCTTCCCACAGCAGGTCCTGGTTGATGCCGCCAAAGACTTCGTCCGCCAGCTCCAGCGTCCCGACTTTTTTACCTTTTAGGTCAACAACGTCTATTTTCGCCATCTTCTTCTCCAGGGCTCCGCAGCTTTGCTGCTTCGCCCTCGCGCTCTGCTCGCGCAATCCGGCGCTCGCCCGCGCTCACCCCAGCCCTTAGCTATCAGCAATTGGTAATTAGCAATTGGCAACTAGCTTTTGTCTCGTAACTCCAGCCATTTCGTTCTGTCCGAGATCACGCGCAATCCCATCTCGAACCGTGTGGCACAGGCACTCTTGCCTGTGCGCTTTAAATCTTACGGACCGCAGGCGCCCTCGCCTGCGACCGATTACTTCTTCGCTTTACCGGCCGCAGCTTTCTTCGCCGCCTTCAACGGATCCAGCGTGGTGGAACCAGCGAACCCGCGGCGCTCGCGCGGCGGCTTCTTGGCTTTCAACACCACGACATATCCATTGCGATGACCGGGCACCGCGCCTTCCACCAGCAGCAGGTTGTCCTCGGTATCAATGCCGCGAATCTTCAGATTGCGGACCGTCACCTGGTCCACGCCCATATGCCCGGACATGCGCATTCCCGGAAACACGCGCGACGGGAACGACGAAGCTCCAATCGAGCCTTGCACCTGGAACATGTGCCCGTGGGCCGCCGGACCGCCGCCAAAATGATGGCGCTTGACCACGCCGGCAAAACCGCGCCCTTTGCTCACGCCGATCACGTCCACGTAGCGCTCGCCGCTGAAGATGTCCACCAGGACCTTGTCGCCAACTTTCGATGGCCCGTTGCCCGCCGGAGCCGCTTCGCCTTCCGCGGCTGGCTGGGCGCTCTTGCCAGGCTCTTCCGTCTCCAGCGCTACTTCGCGGATGAACTTTACCGGCGGCAAGTCATGCTTGCCGAAGTGGCCCTGCATGGCCTTGCTGATGTTCTTGCCCTTCACAAATTCCACCAGACCGATCTGCGCCGACTCATACCCGTCTTTGATCGCGCGCTTGATCTGGGTGATTACGCACGGCCCGGCCTGGATCACCGTGACCGGGTGAACGTCACCCTTGTCGTCGAAGATCTGGGTCATGCCGATTTTCTTGCCTAAAATTCCGTTGACCATAATTCCCTCTCCCCATCATCCCTTTCTGGGACTGTAGGAAGCTTCTAGGCCCTAGCTTCTAGCTAGCAGCCAGAAGCTAGCCGCTAGCAGCTATTTGTGTTCCTTCCCAAACGCCTTGATCTCCACATCCACGCCGGCCGGCAGATCCAGCTTCATCAGCGCGTCCACGGTATGCTGCGTGGGCTCCAGGATGTCAATCAGCCGTTTGTGCGTGCGGATCTCAAACGCCTCCCGCGACTTCTTGTCCACGTGG
Proteins encoded in this region:
- the rplC gene encoding 50S ribosomal protein L3 — its product is MMVNGILGKKIGMTQIFDDKGDVHPVTVIQAGPCVITQIKRAIKDGYESAQIGLVEFVKGKNISKAMQGHFGKHDLPPVKFIREVALETEEPGKSAQPAAEGEAAPAGNGPSKVGDKVLVDIFSGERYVDVIGVSKGRGFAGVVKRHHFGGGPAAHGHMFQVQGSIGASSFPSRVFPGMRMSGHMGVDQVTVRNLKIRGIDTEDNLLLVEGAVPGHRNGYVVVLKAKKPPRERRGFAGSTTLDPLKAAKKAAAGKAKK
- the rpsJ gene encoding 30S ribosomal protein S10, which produces MGKERIRIRLKAYDYRILDQSTSEIVDTAKRTGAQIAGPIPLPTVKNKYCVLRSPHVDKKSREAFEIRTHKRLIDILEPTQHTVDALMKLDLPAGVDVEIKAFGKEHK
- the rplB gene encoding 50S ribosomal protein L2, producing the protein MAIKTYRPTTPSLRFKTTLTNDELTADKPHKALTKIKLRTGGRRNSGDITIWHRGGGHKRKLRTIDFKRDKSGIPGTVVSIEYDPNRSARIALVAYADGEKRYILHPVGMVVGQKIVSGPEADILVGNALPLKNIPAGTTVHNIELKPGKGAQMVRSAGGSAQLVAKEGEYALVKLPSGETRKVLIDCMATVGQIGNVEHENVHIGKAGRNIWLGKKPVNRGVAMNPVDHPHGGGEGKTSGGRHPVTPWGQPTRGYKTRNNKRTDKFIVSRRSK
- the rplV gene encoding 50S ribosomal protein L22: MEFKAKASFTRVSPQKARLVLDLIKGKRVEDALTTLQFTKKRIAPAIFQLVRSAVENANHLSGEKGLDVDVDRLYVKVAIANDGPRMKRIRPAPMGRAYRYQRRMSHMEVVLAEKGGTDREGMATVVGEDEAAAPKAAPAKKKAKTVAKKKTAGKKAVAKK
- a CDS encoding 50S ribosomal protein L23: MKSAYQIIRKPVITEKGLGAKDSQGTLVFEVAAKATKTEVKEAVQKIFNVKVDSVRTANFQGKERRRGKFAGYRPDWKKAYVKLKSGEKMPEYAANL
- the rplD gene encoding 50S ribosomal protein L4; protein product: MAKIDVVDLKGKKVGTLELADEVFGGINQDLLWEAVNHYRDARRAGTHATKNKKLVSGAGKKLWKQKGTGRARVGSIRSPLWRHGGTVHGPQPHSYDYQFPKKKLFGALRSALAAKLADGKLVVVDSFELGEAKTKAFRKTLDTLGAEKTTLIVDGSKANRNLELSARNVAGVELIAGNQVHPYHLLRYETTIFSQAALEKLQDSLKASAPKRKAEVA
- the rpsS gene encoding 30S ribosomal protein S19, which produces MARSLKKGPFIDGHLLKKIEDMNAKNDKKVIRTWSRRSTISPEMVGHTLAVHNGKKFIPVYVTENMVGHKLGEFSQTRQFKGHSMKAAEVVAKPAGIPGGPGAIAPAAPAAAPAAPKA